Proteins from a genomic interval of Cardiocondyla obscurior isolate alpha-2009 linkage group LG21, Cobs3.1, whole genome shotgun sequence:
- the LOC139110745 gene encoding ATP-binding cassette sub-family G member 4, whose protein sequence is MEVLMHEASNRRENGADTVGCATESTFKREEISMSSGALRDKGMESIDIIFENITYTVNLGFRKGDKEILHGINGRLPSNQLIALMGPSGAGKSTLLDILSGFRTTGVDGVIYINGRVRHLNSFRKCSAYITQEDRLEPLLTVIENMRVAADLKLPSSTPQHKKEMIIEDILTTLGLYEHMYTRSGQLSGGQKKRLSIALELVNNPTVMFLDEPTTGLDSSSCMHVVNLLKILARQGRTIVCTIHQPSASLFQLFDQVYVLTKGDCLYQGATNKLVPYLENLKLPCPMYHNPADYMIELACGEYGDDKIDTLIMGSQNGRNLQWFDNPETLKDAKTLRTAHPLKNMMDDNSSLHATNLAHQIKILLRRGYIMCKRDTTLTHLRIVVNIVVGLMLGSVFLRSGADGSRVLDNYNLLFSILIHHMMTTMMLTIVTFPLQMSILLKEHFNRWYSLKAFYMAITLIDVPISIVCCIFFSIIVYFMSAQPLEIVRFCMFLSISILIMFIGQGTGLMIGAVFNVVNGTFMGPTIACPLMMFAGFGVSLRDLPSYLKWGTYVSYLRYGLEGFVGAIYGLDRPILECKEKGELYCHYKYPSKFLSDIAMQGDQFWNDVIALATILLITRCGAYILLRWKLVSYR, encoded by the exons ATGGAAGTATTGATGCACGAGGCGAGCAATCGACGGGAAAACGGCGCGGATACGGTAGGATGTGCAACTGAATCCACGTTCAAGCGAGAAGAAATCAGCATGTCGTCCGGAGCCCTACGCGACAAGGGCATGGAATCAATCGACATCATTTTCGAAAACATCACCTACACTGTCAACCTTGGCTTTAGAAAAG GAGATAAAGAAATCTTGCACGGGATTAACGGAAGGCTCCCCAGCAATCAGTTGATCGCTTTGATGGGACCATCCGGCGCGGGGAAGTCTACGTTACTCGACATCCTATCTGGTTTCCGTACAACTGGAGTGGACGGCGTGATATACATCAATGGTCGTGTTCGGCATCTTAATAGTTTTCGAAA ATGCAGCGCTTATATCACGCAAGAGGATCGATTGGAGCCTCTGCTCACCGTGATCGAGAACATGAGAGTCGCTGCCGATTTAAAACTGCCGTCGAGCACGCCGCAGCACAAAAAAGAGATGATT ATCGAAGATATTCTCACGACACTTGGCTTGTACGAGCACATGTATACGAGATCTGGTCAATTGAGCGGCGGCCAAAAGAAGCGCCTCTCCATTGCATTGGAATTGGTCAACAATCCCACAGTGATGTTCCTCGATGAACCGACCAC AGGTCTGGATAGTTCGTCTTGTATGCACGTTGTcaacttattaaaaatcttgGCACGACAGGGTAGAACAATTGTTTGCACGATTCATCAGCCAAGCGCGTCCTTGTTTCAACTGTTCGATCAA gTATATGTACTGACGAAAGGAGACTGCTTATATCAAGGAGCAACGAACAAGCTCGTGCCAtatttggaaaatttaaaattaccgtGTCCTATGTATCATAATCCAGCAGATTATATGATCGAACTTGCCTGCGGAGAGTACGGTGATGATAAAATCGATACATTGATTATGGGCTCGCAAAACGGACGAAATCTTCAGTGGTTTGATAATCCAGAAACTTTGAAGGACGCAAAAACCTTGAGGa CGGCGCACCCTCTAAAGAATATGATGGACGATAACAGTAGCTTACACGCGACAAACCTCGCTCATCAAATCAAGATATTGCTAAGAAGAGGATATATCATGTGTAAACGAGATACG ACTTTGACACATTTGCGCATCGTTGTTAACATAGTCGTTGGATTAATGTTGGGATCCGTTTTTCTGCGATCCGGCGCCGATGGTTCACGTGTTTTGGACAACTATAATCTTCTCTTTTCTATTCTGATACATCACATGATGACGACAATGATGCTTACGATAGTGACGT TCCCGCTACAAATGTCCATCCTTCTGAAGGAGCACTTTAACAGATGGTACAGTCTGAAGGCGTTTTACATGGCGATAACGTTGATCGATGTGCCAATTTCGATAGTctgctgtatttttttttcaataatcgtTTACTTTATGTCGGCACAACCACTGGAAATCGTTCGATTTTGTATGTTTTTAAGCATCAGCATATTGATCATGTTTATTGGACAAGGAACTGGTCTTATGATAGGCGCTGTATTTAATGTCGTG AATGGTACATTTATGGGCCCGACAATTGCATGCCCTTTGATGATGTTTGCCGGGTTCGGAGTGTCGTTACGAGATTTACCGAGCTATCTCAAATGGGGAACATATGTCAGCTACTTACGATATGGTCTAGAAGG ATTTGTCGGGGCCATTTACGGACTAGACAGACCTATTTTGGAGTGCAAGGAAAAGGGCGAGTTGTACTGTCACTATAAATATCCTTCGAAATTTCTTTCGGACATCGCCATGCAAGGAGATCAATTTTGGAACGATGTTATTGCATTGGCTACGATATTACTCATTACACGATGTGGCGCCTATATTCTTTTACGATGGAAACTCGTATCGTACCGATAA